ttaaaataaaatattgaaaaattacaaaaatacaggacctgaaagtttcaaaatttaagttctttttctaacttccaaaaacgataaaagtaagggtaccattcgattccttacatttcaccaaaaaaaaattgtatagcaactatatacataaacgcaatatttcaccgacaaaaacgcaattttcttgttttgtccatactacaacgtgggcgatgacgtcacggcctctggccgttttgtataggacgtttcgcgagtgaagtgcgactgtcggactttgactacaatttctgacttttgtgttactttaatgcaatgggtcccatatagacatttgatcctaaaaacaaacccgatcgattgataccataaaaaaaattagtcatgtagcctattataaaGAGGGGGGTTGAGTTCACCTAAGCTGTTCAATCTATACATGAACGAGTTAATCGAGGAGCTCAGCAGTACCTATGTCGGATGTCACGTGGATGGGGTGTGTGTTAATAACCTCAGCTACGCGGATGATATGGTGCTGTTGAGCCCCTCGGTTGGTGCACTACAGAGATTGGTGAAGATATGTGAATCGTATGCAGGTACCCATGGGCTAAGGTACAATACTTTGAAAAGCGAGGTAATGCAATTTAAAGCTGGGCCAAAATCGTACAAAATGACACCTGTTACCCTTTGCGGTACCGCTTTAAAAGTCGTACAGAAGTTCAAGTACCTTGGCCACTGGGTAACAGAAAGCATGACAGATAACGATGACATAGAGAGGGAGCGCAGGGCGTTGTGTGTTCGTAGTAACATGCTGGCCCGCAGATTTGCTCGTTGTAGTAATGAAGTGAAGCTAACGCTCTTTAAAGCATACTGCCAAACATTCTATACGTGCAATCTGTGGGTCAGTTTTACGCAGCGGGCATACAACGCACTGCGCGTACAATACAATAACGCGTTTAGGGTGCTGTTTGGGTTGCCGCGTTACTGTAGCGCGTCAACTATGTTTGCCGAGGCGCACACTGATAGTTTCGACGCAATAATTAGAAAACGGTGTGCGTCATTAGTCAACCGTCTTCGCCACAGCCCAAACAGTATTCTAAACGTGCTGGCGCAGCGCTGGGACTCGCCTTTGTTCGCGCGCTGGGTGCGGCTGCACGCGCCGCCGCTCGCCGCACCACGCCGCTTTTAATATagttaatattttgtgtttgtttgtatttgtatctACTTTTTGTCACTAACTtagatttataagttttgtttagccttaagtactaacaataatacggattttttattcgaaataaaaatattgaattgaattgaattgaattgaataatgaAATTCTTTTCCATAGACTCCTCCACACGTGACAAACTTCATCCAAATCCTCGAGTTCTGCCACCACCTGACGGCAGACGAGAAACAGAACGGTCAGGGCGAGCCAGACCGCGGCAAAACCAACAACCTGCTGATACTGCTGGTGGGCAATCAACCGGGCACGGACGAGTACAAGGAGTTCAGCGTGACGGGCGCCGCGCAGGCGGCTGGCGTTACTGTGCAGTacataggtatagtttgtagcagggatgttgcgaatatccgcatccgcatccgcaaccgcggaacttccgcattattttcaacatccgcatccgcatccgcataaaatcgatgcggatttaatgcggatgcggatgtggaacaggtcggtacaggaacgtcttagcatcggcgtaagtgctagactgctaggtaatttagtcattaagcaaaaaacttattagaaatgagcagtcaagcgtgagtgggacttaatgtacggaacccttggaacgcgaggccgactcgcacttggccggttttttgaaataaaaattactaaaatgtaatatttgacgttgttTATgctactatcttgacatccgcatccgcggatgtgagcctttaaaaatccgcatccgcatccgcatccgcggatgtcaaaaaatcggcatccgcaacatccctggtttgtagctttctaatagaccccgaaggctaatcctattgtctattgttcagtaaaaccgcacgtgctacttacctgcaaaaaagggtcctaattattctatttggcacctgagcgcgggctagtccaacgctcaaaaaaccagtgtaggtgcgctctccgataacgcgcctttgttacgcatctcgatgacacattttagactggttctgtagcgttcgactcgccggcactcagtaaccgaagtaccgattttttatgcaggtggttgtggcacgtggcacgagcggtttttcttaacaatagacaataggattagccttcggggtctattagaaagctacaaactatacaaacTATAAACCCTTGTGTGCAGTAGGGAATCATTGGGCAGTccggagcagggatgttgcgaacatccgcatccgcaaccgcggaacttccgcattatttacaacatccgcatccgcataaaatcaatgcggagcttatgcggatgcgcatgtcggacaagtcggtacaggaacgtcttagcggcggcgtaagtgctaggtaatttcgtcattacctataacgaaatcgtctagatccagaaaagtcggccaagttaccgtttattaaatataacgcacctatattcttgctcaaatactaaacgtttcgttttttttaataaaaaaatattaaaaatgtaatttgacgttttctaagtacctaattttgacatccgcatccgcggatgtgagcctttaaatatccgcatccgcatccgcggatgtcaaaaaatctgcatccgcaacatccctgctccggAGGCTGCtcggcatgaatctagtattaaactggattgggcatgagtggtggggataactgacagaaagGGACTTCTCAAACTGACCATACCTTCTCATCGTACTGGTTTCATGACTCATTCTTTCGCCGTCCAGGCTAGCCGTCTttggaattcactccctctaaatattagacaagctactagtaagttttctttcaagcggatgttacgtaagcatttgctaaagcaagagttcgaataatatccatcattattatatttatagtatgtattttataaatatgtataagtatagtttgctttttttaactcactcaatatattttctctctctgcaccaattgaaggtatctctgtttcgccctatggttgactggtagagaatgccatttggcattaagtccgccatttgtacattgttgtatatattttgtgcaataaagtttaaataaataaagggatagtcttatgtatctttcaggaggagtagcagcgaaagcgctattattgtttgtccttgtcacagtctcgcaATTTTTAtttcccaccataaattagtatggattatggtggacaacaaataaattcgaccaatcatagcgtcgcgttgcgtatgttttgtccctcacggaggcacgcgtagaccacttctataggatatGGGAAGGACAAATTATTGGTCGAATTTTGAAACAGGAAATTGGGGAATACACACGTCTATTACGACTGTGTCTAATTTATGAATAAGTGATTATTCTTATCTAATTTTCATATAGTTCGGTGGTCTATTATGCTCTCTACAGTTTTCGATTCGTTTCTCTATATATacctaaaataatataatttttcaggTGACTTCTATGCGAAGTGGCGCCAGACCATAAACAAAACCGGCAAGAAAAGATGAACCCGTTTTTGTCGCGTAACGGACTTGGCTGAACAATCGAAGATCGAATCGGAAATCGATGCGAATCGCCGCGGCGATGAACCAAGGGAATCGATAATCGGTGGTCATATATTATCTATGGTCTCTGTAACTTTTTTAATGgaaccattttttattttagaaaatgtaataGCTTAATGCATTTTTATCATTGTAGAATTATCGTTGACAAATCATTCATTTTAAGAAGTAACCATTTTACATCATTGTCATTATCATTCTTGGGGATTTTTCATGAAATATTCATTTTCATTATGACTCCATAACATGCATTTTCAGATTTTTGTACGTTTTATTTGGCTTAATATGTATTGATTTCTTAAGATATGGTATTAttcatttcaataaatattacgTTCACAAAATGATGTTTTATTAGATCTATCAACAATTTTGCTGAATTGCTGAACTGGAATAGTTTACCAGTCTTTGGTTTCAGGTTTCATTGATCAAATGATCATTGGTCATCATAGTAATTGTTCatcaaataaaagcttgtatagatgtaacaagcgctggtggcctagcggtaagagcgtgcgacttgcaatccggaggtcgcgggttcaaaccccggctcgtaccaatgagtttttcggaacttatgtacgaaatatcatttgatatttaccactagcatttcggtgaaggaaaacatcgtgaggaaacctgcatacatctgcgaagaaattcaaaggtgtatgtgaagtccccaatccgcattgggctagcgtggggactatagcccgagccctctcgcgcatgagaggaggcctgtgcccagcagtgggacgtatataggctcacattattattattattatagatgTATCTAAAGCCAATGACGTCCTGACATGCTCCCTAGTGGTGAATCGGAGATACTACCTACTTTTGTGGTTTTTGGGGGATAGTTGACTGGATAATGCGAAAAGTAAATCAAAATGTTCTTacaagtaatttaatttattaacaatTATCATAATCATACgtaaaactagttttattatacTTAGATCTTTTCGTCACCACTCTTCAGGCTTGTCAAAACGCGCTAGTGTTAGAATGTCTAATAACAAGAGAATTTTATTAGGTATGTGCAAAATTTCCGGGACGAAGATTCATAAACCCACAAATGAAGGGTCCCAAAAACGCCCAACTAAGTCACTGTCATGCTCATAAAACCTATATCCTATATCCGCaccacttatttatttttctccttAAGACATTTTGCTACTAATTCGTTTCGACAGCACCAAGTAACATTTTACAGTTCATCAAACTTAAGTCAAAAATTTGTATACAACTTCCAATACAACATACGGTATTGATGCTATTCCATGGATAATTTCATTTCATAGTTTTATTTCGTTGTTCCGTTTTCGTAACTTTCGATTTTTAATTTACGaaactaaaatacaatttattcacatttaaagttaacttaaaagATTTATAcgttaaagcagcggtcggcaaccacggcccgcgggccgcatgcggcccgtgaacctgtcacttgcggcccgcggcctgcctggctattttgtatgtaatattgacaaacgacaatgtctgataaagtcataaatattaatatagtgCGGCCCGCATCTACTTCGTGAACtattatgtggcccttggctgctaaaaggttgccgactgcTGCGTTAAAggattatttttacaatataaagtTGTATCAAAATCTTAACAATAAGATCGCAAAATATAGCCAATATTAGAAAAACTACGTCTTTGAGACAATGGGTCAAGATTGAATATTGCCTGGAAAATTTTCTATGCTTATTTATACTGTATTGATCACGAGAGAGCGAGCATAGTTACGAAAAAGGAACAAAGAGTTACGCGTTCCATAACATTACTATTCGAATACAGTGTCATTTAGCGATTTTTCTCGGAGCGtttggggctattcataaattacgtcatttcaaattaggggagGGGTCTGGATATCGGATGgtaggaaacggggtcattggaagcatgatttttggatgattttagggggggggggggggtcaaaaatcgtcaaaaatagatgacgtaatttatgaacagcccctttgTCTGGGTTATTAGCATCCGTCATGATTATTTTGGAACCTAATACATTATAATAGGACTATTTACATAGCGCCACCTAGTGGTGAGCGTgggcaccagggatgttgcgaatatccgcatccgcatccgcatccgcattattttcaacatcctcatccgcatccgcataaaatcgatgcggatttaatgcggatgcggatgtggaacaggttggtacaggaacgtcttagcatcggcgtaagtgctagactgctaggtaatttagtcattaatcaaaaaaacctattagaaatgagcagtcaagcgtgagtgggacttaatgtacggaacccttggaacgcgagtccgactcgcacttggccggttttttgaaattaaaattactaaaatgtaatatttgacgttttttatgtacctatcttgacatccgcatccgcggatgttagcctttaaaaatccgcatccgcggatgtctaAAAATCggtatccgcaacatccctggttattAGCATCCGTCTTGATTATTTTTGAACCTAATACATAATAGGAGTATTTACATAGCGCCACCTAGTGGTGAGGGTGGGCACTAGCCGGATAGGTCGCCGTGGTCGAAAAGCTCTTGGTCATAGAGCGCGGCGCGCACGGTGCGGCCGCCAAAGTATCGCCCGTtcagcgccgccgccgccgctgccgccTCTGTATAAAACATACGTATAtggttatagttcgtttttttagcattagaaataaggtaaacaatcttgatgtgtcttttaattgaaaaacacatttttttttaaaagttacggtaaatatgtaacaattatgaatctaatacgatcttttatagtcttctgctttcataagtaatagttattgatttttagggttccgtacccaaagggtaaaaacgggaccctattactaagactccgctgtccgtccgtccgtccgtttgtcaccgggctgtatctcacgaaccgtgatagctagacagttgaattttcacagatgatgtatttctgttgccgctataacaacaaatactaaaaacagaataaaataaagatttaagtggggctcccatacaacaaacgtgatttttgaccgaagttaagcaacgtcgggcggggtcagtacttggatgggtgaccgtttttttgcttgttttgctctattttttgttgatggtgcggaaccctctgtgcgcgagtacgactcgcacttggccggttttttatttagcattagaaataaggtaaacaatcttgatgtgtcttttaattgaaaaacacatttaaaaaaaaagttacggtaaatatgtaacaattatgaatctaatacgatcttttatagtcttctgctttcataagtaatagttattgatttttaaaaagtgtttttcatttaaaagttatgtcaaaatcgcttacctttttttaagttctttctaatgctaaaaaaacgaactatagggcgTAAAATGATCCATGAACCATGTGATGAACCAATTAGAAAATGTCTTCTTTGGATGGCTCAACCGCGAAAAGTCCTGACTTAAGACCAGAGCATAGCGGCTGCGTGTATGGTGTGCTGTCTCTCATAAGCATGTGTATTACAACgagcacgtgcacgtctacgcacacgcatccggtgtgcacaggctttaaataaaaaccggccaagtgcgagtcggactcgcgcacggagggttccgcaccatcaacaaaaaatagagcaaaacaagcaaaaaaacggtcacccatccaagtactgaccccgcccgacgttgcttaacttcggtcaaaaatcacgtttgttgtatgggagccccacttaaatctttattttattctgtttttagtatttgttgttatagcggcaacagaaatacataatctgtgaaaatttcaactgtctagctatcacggttcgtgggatacagcctggtgacagacggacggacggacggacg
The window above is part of the Cydia amplana chromosome 18, ilCydAmpl1.1, whole genome shotgun sequence genome. Proteins encoded here:
- the LOC134656240 gene encoding uncharacterized protein LOC134656240 produces the protein MNELIEELSSTYVGCHVDGVCVNNLSYADDMVLLSPSVGALQRLVKICESYAGTHGLRYNTLKSEVMQFKAGPKSYKMTPVTLCGTALKVVQKFKYLGHWVTESMTDNDDIERERRALCVRSNMLARRFARCSNEVKLTLFKAYCQTFYTCNLWVSFTQRAYNALRVQYNNAFRVLFGLPRYCSASTMFAEAHTDSFDAIIRKRCASLVNRLRHSPNSILNVLAQRWDSPLFARWVRLHAPPLAAPRRF